In Ruania zhangjianzhongii, the following proteins share a genomic window:
- a CDS encoding TetR/AcrR family transcriptional regulator — protein MPRPRIPQRREHLLVAARELALEQGWPATTVSDIAERAGIGKGAVYLEFSTKAAILDALVNCGMRSLGAEVRRRVLEAEETVGLSAIYRFGVEALLADPLMRAFYLGDEGALGDHVRAVDDDRYRQRFDWLGDYLRQLQDAGLIASDVELPAAVRMLSVFTIGLLHAPGTLGAITDAELHSTVGLFSALVDRGLAPRRPAAPDTTPAPDADTIQNADTTPDAGAARRAQLALIERLETQLDQLQTDPAEESR, from the coding sequence ATGCCGCGACCCCGGATCCCGCAGCGTCGGGAGCACCTGCTGGTCGCCGCGCGAGAGCTTGCGCTCGAGCAGGGGTGGCCGGCGACGACCGTGTCCGACATCGCCGAGCGGGCCGGGATCGGCAAGGGTGCCGTGTACCTGGAGTTCAGCACCAAGGCGGCGATCCTCGACGCCTTGGTCAACTGTGGGATGCGCTCGCTAGGCGCGGAGGTGCGCCGCCGGGTGCTCGAGGCGGAGGAGACCGTCGGACTGTCGGCGATCTACCGGTTCGGTGTGGAGGCGTTGCTGGCCGACCCGCTGATGCGGGCCTTCTACCTGGGTGACGAAGGTGCGCTCGGCGATCATGTGCGCGCTGTGGATGATGACCGATATCGGCAGCGCTTCGACTGGCTCGGTGACTACCTGAGGCAGCTGCAGGACGCGGGGCTGATCGCCTCGGACGTCGAGCTGCCGGCCGCGGTGCGGATGCTCAGTGTGTTCACCATCGGTCTGCTGCACGCGCCCGGCACGCTCGGCGCGATCACCGATGCGGAACTGCACAGCACGGTGGGGCTGTTCTCCGCGCTCGTCGATCGTGGCCTGGCGCCCCGGCGGCCGGCCGCCCCCGACACCACCCCCGCCCCCGACGCCGACACCATCCAGAACGCCGACACCACCCCCGATGCCGGCGCGGCGAGACGCGCGCAGCTCGCGCTGATCGAACGCCTCGAGACCCAGCTCGACCAGCTCCAGACCGATCCTGCGGAGGAGTCCCGATGA
- a CDS encoding DUF2798 domain-containing protein, whose product MNKKRALVTQVIMTFIMAATMSAIMSLIFAGPSMQWLAGWPKQFLIAWPIAFALTMVAWPASMAISGAILRPRQQQERADQG is encoded by the coding sequence ATGAACAAGAAGCGCGCCCTCGTCACCCAGGTGATCATGACCTTCATCATGGCGGCCACGATGTCGGCCATCATGAGCCTGATCTTCGCGGGACCATCGATGCAGTGGCTGGCCGGCTGGCCCAAGCAGTTCCTCATCGCGTGGCCGATCGCGTTCGCGCTGACGATGGTGGCCTGGCCAGCGTCGATGGCGATCAGCGGCGCGATCCTCCGGCCGCGCCAGCAGCAGGAGCGCGCCGATCAGGGGTGA
- a CDS encoding alpha/beta fold hydrolase codes for MTPFDTSVDLTVLGGPVRLYRAGDAGPPVLLLHGAMLDTAHGVWHDIAGQLAPDYQVYAIDMPRHGGSRPWTGMLGDAFYTRFMAELLDQLGLDRAALVGLSMGGGVAHRFALAHPDRVSALVAIEPGGLEATRPYQFPIWVAQRVPGFLRLCTWLLARTEGYQRSSMDSHLTNGAATPGFDRIITRAMEEARAKDRHGEKALDDWQIDWFGPFRMRYHSIPELHRLTVPTLWVAGGRSNGAIDPAAIAAAHAATPDSRILTIPDAGHIVSYDRPDVLGAAILEFFTEVLQAAAEHPARPTIEKDPS; via the coding sequence ATGACCCCATTCGACACCTCCGTCGACCTGACCGTCCTCGGCGGGCCGGTCCGCCTCTACCGCGCCGGGGATGCCGGACCGCCGGTACTGCTGCTGCACGGCGCCATGCTGGACACGGCCCATGGCGTCTGGCACGACATCGCCGGTCAGCTCGCCCCGGACTATCAGGTCTACGCGATCGACATGCCTCGCCACGGCGGCAGCCGTCCCTGGACGGGCATGCTCGGCGATGCCTTCTACACCCGCTTCATGGCCGAGCTTCTCGATCAGCTCGGTCTGGACCGGGCAGCGCTCGTCGGCCTGTCCATGGGTGGCGGGGTAGCGCACCGTTTCGCCCTCGCGCATCCGGACCGGGTCAGCGCCCTGGTGGCGATCGAACCTGGCGGGTTGGAGGCGACGCGGCCGTACCAGTTCCCGATCTGGGTTGCCCAGCGGGTCCCCGGATTCCTGCGGCTGTGCACCTGGTTGCTGGCCCGCACGGAGGGCTACCAGCGCTCCAGCATGGACAGCCACCTGACCAACGGCGCCGCCACACCGGGTTTCGACCGGATCATCACCCGGGCAATGGAGGAGGCGCGGGCGAAGGACCGGCACGGTGAGAAGGCTCTCGACGACTGGCAGATCGACTGGTTCGGCCCGTTCCGGATGCGCTACCACAGCATCCCGGAGCTGCACCGGCTGACCGTTCCCACGCTATGGGTGGCCGGCGGACGCAGCAACGGGGCGATCGATCCGGCCGCGATCGCCGCCGCGCACGCCGCCACCCCAGACTCCCGGATACTCACCATCCCCGACGCCGGCCACATCGTCTCCTACGACCGTCCGGACGTGCTCGGGGCAGCGATCCTGGAGTTCTTCACCGAAGTACTCCAGGCAGCGGCAGAGCACCCAGCCCGGCCCACCATCGAGAAGGACCCCTCATGA
- a CDS encoding GNAT family N-acetyltransferase: protein MDDRLAVPTWNFRRLHREDFDQLQEWLADPVVARWWYHEVSDEALERDFGPSVDRGEPGEDLLALGDGVPAGLVQRCRLADYSEYATSLAALTPLSPQAWTVDYLLGAAHRGRGWAAAMLRAAVADLRVAHPEAAEIVVPVVAGNRASWRLLEATGFERIAEGDLEPDNPIDPPLHYVYRLGPVATVADQLPSREEDVLVRRLGEADAEPFATGTRDEAVREYGHLPLAEYTPQIVREQIDGVIRDGLESDSLAVLAVADADTDVFLGSLVLFDIGDQSAEVGFWLAPQARGRGVAQKTLRVAARLARARGLGELRARTHPENLGSRRALTRAGFTAVGEAREEATPSGARTTVLSFRCRLT, encoded by the coding sequence GTGGACGATCGACTCGCTGTGCCCACCTGGAACTTCCGTCGGTTGCATCGTGAGGACTTCGACCAGCTGCAGGAATGGCTGGCCGATCCCGTCGTCGCGCGATGGTGGTACCACGAGGTCAGCGACGAAGCGCTCGAGCGAGACTTCGGCCCCAGCGTCGACCGCGGTGAACCCGGCGAAGATCTCCTCGCTCTGGGTGACGGCGTTCCGGCCGGGCTGGTGCAACGGTGCCGGCTGGCCGACTATTCGGAGTACGCCACATCGCTGGCTGCCCTGACGCCGCTCTCGCCGCAGGCGTGGACGGTGGACTACCTGCTCGGGGCCGCCCATCGCGGCCGCGGATGGGCCGCGGCGATGCTCCGTGCCGCCGTCGCCGATCTGCGCGTCGCTCACCCGGAGGCCGCCGAGATCGTCGTCCCGGTCGTGGCCGGGAACCGAGCTTCCTGGCGGCTGCTGGAGGCCACCGGCTTCGAGCGCATCGCCGAAGGTGACCTCGAGCCGGACAACCCGATCGACCCGCCACTGCACTACGTCTACCGCCTCGGTCCGGTGGCTACGGTGGCCGACCAGCTGCCCAGCCGTGAAGAAGACGTCCTGGTACGCCGGCTGGGTGAGGCCGATGCCGAACCGTTCGCCACCGGCACCCGGGATGAGGCAGTGCGCGAGTACGGTCATCTGCCGCTGGCTGAGTACACCCCGCAGATCGTTCGGGAGCAGATCGACGGCGTGATCCGGGACGGTCTGGAATCGGACAGTCTCGCTGTGCTCGCCGTGGCCGATGCGGACACCGACGTCTTCCTCGGCTCGCTGGTCCTGTTCGACATCGGCGACCAGAGTGCGGAGGTCGGCTTCTGGCTCGCACCCCAGGCGCGAGGTCGAGGGGTGGCTCAGAAGACGCTCCGGGTGGCGGCCCGGCTCGCACGCGCACGAGGACTCGGCGAACTGCGCGCGCGGACCCATCCGGAGAACCTGGGCTCCCGCCGCGCGCTGACCCGAGCGGGCTTCACCGCAGTGGGGGAGGCTCGCGAAGAGGCCACCCCCTCCGGGGCGAGGACCACAGTGCTGTCCTTCCGCTGCCGACTGACCTGA
- a CDS encoding DoxX family protein, whose product MSTFLWIATGVLAAMMLIAGLTKSLQTKEKLYQSGLTYVEDLPARFVRVLGVAEVLSAIGLVLPGLVGVAPVLVPITALCVGVTMVGAVVVHARRSEWDKVLMPIGLLVLAALVAWGRFGSWPL is encoded by the coding sequence ATGTCCACCTTCCTGTGGATCGCGACTGGAGTGCTCGCCGCGATGATGCTGATCGCCGGACTGACGAAGTCACTCCAGACCAAGGAGAAACTCTACCAATCCGGGCTTACCTACGTCGAGGACCTTCCGGCGCGGTTCGTGCGCGTCCTCGGCGTGGCCGAAGTGCTCAGCGCGATCGGGCTGGTGCTGCCGGGCTTGGTGGGGGTGGCGCCCGTTCTGGTCCCCATCACGGCGCTGTGCGTGGGCGTGACGATGGTCGGTGCTGTGGTGGTGCATGCGCGCCGGAGCGAGTGGGACAAGGTGCTCATGCCGATCGGCCTGCTGGTGCTGGCCGCGCTCGTGGCGTGGGGCCGGTTCGGCTCCTGGCCGCTCTGA
- a CDS encoding alpha/beta fold hydrolase, with product MITHQSADLPEGRINYRVLGESGPAVVLLHGGGIDNGDWMWRWLAPELAADHRVYVPDQPKHGQSWPWRERADQRGQEQMLARMLDHWQLERATLIGLSLGSATALGYTLRHPERVQRLVLTSTGGLQNRVQTHELAWLSLRRPFSWLIGRTMTAQSMRNWVRTKVAFADYVPQEDIDALADLAAEELLTKREHGGHMFCDWNRFETAPRHHRVNFSSRIPELRQPVLFVHGENDAAVPLRHPRDAAAAAHRGQLEVIEGAGHFAPVERPREYGGIVRQFLAETATEL from the coding sequence ATGATCACCCACCAGAGCGCCGACCTGCCCGAGGGCAGGATCAACTACCGCGTCCTGGGAGAGTCCGGTCCCGCCGTCGTGCTGTTGCACGGCGGCGGTATCGACAACGGCGACTGGATGTGGCGATGGCTCGCACCTGAGCTCGCCGCGGACCACCGCGTGTACGTCCCGGACCAGCCCAAGCACGGGCAGAGCTGGCCCTGGCGGGAGCGGGCCGATCAGCGCGGTCAGGAGCAGATGCTGGCCAGGATGCTCGACCACTGGCAGCTCGAGCGTGCCACGTTGATCGGGCTCTCCCTCGGTTCGGCCACCGCACTGGGCTACACGCTGCGCCACCCCGAGCGGGTGCAGCGACTCGTGCTGACCTCAACTGGCGGTCTGCAGAATCGGGTCCAGACCCATGAGCTCGCCTGGCTCTCCCTGCGCCGGCCGTTCTCCTGGCTGATCGGGCGAACCATGACCGCACAGTCCATGCGGAACTGGGTGCGCACCAAGGTGGCCTTCGCCGACTACGTCCCGCAGGAGGATATCGACGCGCTGGCCGATCTCGCGGCTGAGGAACTGCTCACCAAACGGGAGCACGGCGGGCACATGTTCTGCGACTGGAACCGGTTCGAGACCGCACCACGGCACCACCGGGTCAACTTCAGCAGCAGGATCCCCGAACTGCGCCAACCGGTGCTGTTCGTGCACGGCGAGAACGATGCCGCGGTGCCGCTGCGTCATCCCCGGGACGCCGCCGCTGCAGCCCACCGTGGGCAGCTCGAGGTGATCGAGGGCGCCGGACACTTCGCCCCGGTGGAGCGCCCCCGGGAGTACGGCGGGATCGTGCGCCAGTTCCTGGCTGAGACGGCCACTGAGCTCTGA